The genomic stretch TTCTGTGGATCCATTCAGCCATTCTTTGGTGAAGAGTAGGCCACCGCCCCATTCTTTTCTCAGCTGAACAAGAGTACCGATGGTCAGATCCAAGTAGGAATAGGCGGCAACTTTTAGGTCAATGGGATCCTTCAGTTGTGAATTATACATAACATCTGATACAACGGATTTTAAAAATACCGTTACTAAACTAGTAGCCAACATCATCAAGCCCAGCACAAGCAGCAATATGCTGCCTGGGTTTTTGCTTTTATATACTCTCATTGAAGATGTCACCGCATTGATGATAGTAATTTTGTTTAATTAAGAAAGCTTTTTTACAGAATATAATTTAAATAATATATTCATTTTAAGATTGCAAAATCTTTCTTATCATCCAGTCATTATTTCAGGCATGTCAATAATATTTTTCACAAATTTTAATGAGCCATATCATTATCGGTGTAAATTTTGCCATTGCATCTATACTTACTGATAAAAAATTATGATAGCTAGGATGTATCACCAAGGTATAATTGAGCGATGTTGTGCAGAAATGAATCGTGAAATTTCTAAACACACTATCTATGTATCGCTTTCGAAATCGATGTTATATCACTATGAAAATTGGTACCTTTCAGACTCTCATATAATTTCTTATTCGCGAAACCCCATATCCCAACAGAAAAATTCCTTTGGTACGCCATTGGGGTTGCATGAAGTGGCAGAAAAATACGGGGATAATTTACCACTGGGTACGATTTTGAAAGGACGAGTGTCGATTCATAGGACCTATTTTGATCTGGATCTTTCTGAGCAAACTGGCCATATTACCAGTCGTATCCTGAGATTAGCTGGGTTGCAATCGGGATTTAACCAAGGAGGAAATTGTGATAGCTATGAACGCTATATATATATACATGGCACGTCCAGTGAAGAACTGATTGGCCAGCGGATATCCAAGGGCTGTCTATTGATGAAAAATCGGGATGTTATAGAGCTCTATGATGTGATTCCCACTGGTTCCTTGGTAATGATTGCTATGGATTAGTTCGCATTGCGTTTTTTTTTAGATATTTTTGGATATTGACTTTGAGGTGGATTTTTTTAAATTCAACCATCTATGGATGGTTCTCAATTGATGG from Puniceicoccales bacterium encodes the following:
- a CDS encoding L,D-transpeptidase translates to MIARMYHQGIIERCCAEMNREISKHTIYVSLSKSMLYHYENWYLSDSHIISYSRNPISQQKNSFGTPLGLHEVAEKYGDNLPLGTILKGRVSIHRTYFDLDLSEQTGHITSRILRLAGLQSGFNQGGNCDSYERYIYIHGTSSEELIGQRISKGCLLMKNRDVIELYDVIPTGSLVMIAMD